In the Triticum aestivum cultivar Chinese Spring chromosome 2B, IWGSC CS RefSeq v2.1, whole genome shotgun sequence genome, cggacgTTTGAGGGCCGTTAAAATCGTGACCGGGCAGCGACCAGACGGCCTGTCCGGGCGTTTGAGACGGGTTTGAGACgtccgattgtagatgctcttagtccAAAGGACCACGCTCGTGACCAATACTGCGAGCCTGCAATACGGCCCGTACACTACCACACAATAAATATAATTGTATGAACGCTGCATACCGACTTGATCGACCCTCTGCTCACCAGCTCCCAGTCCCAGCCAGCCATGAACATGCAACTGTTCCTTGTCCCGCAAGGGGCAAAGGAGTAAAAATTGCATGGTCAGCTCAGCTCAACGATTCCAATCAGGGAAGAAGGGCAGAACCTGCCATGCTTGCTCGGCCTTGACGGTCGTTTCGTTGAAGCAGTCAGCGTACATTGCTTGCGTACGTCGATGTTTGACCCGCGCAATTCTCATCCTCAAACCGTAGATAAGTTAACATACTCTGGCCATCCCTTTGGagtttgaactgcatgcacatgcatTGGCCAACCTTAAAAAAAACACTCCATGTATCGATCCATCGATCGAAGGTGACGGGCAGGGTTTCTGGCATCGCATGCGTCGCCCTGGCTCATGCATGCAGCCTCACCGTCCGATCATCGTATATATATACTCGCAGACTATTAAAATCTTATAAGTAGAGCGAGCACTACACCTTCCTCCAGACCAATATGAATAgtctttttttttcactttttctaCTGATGTAGTCCCTCCGTAAATTACTATAAGAGCGTTTAAATCATTACATTAGtaatctaaatgcttttatattagtttacagagggagtaggttGCTCTTCCTATTTTGGTGCCAACACATAAATACAATCGGGTTCTCCCCGCCTAGACCCGGTCGCGGTGATGCATCTAGCGTTGTTGGTCAACGTGTGGAGGTGAGTCTCCGGCTGATCCTCCTTCCATGGATTCGCTCAGATATGTtctttgttcgtctacgttcgtgtgtcttcacgTCGGATTCTTCCAATCTATATTACTCTTTATCGGCGGTGGTTGCTGTTCTAGTACACTGGTCCCGTGGGGCCTTAGCACCACGACTTTCCTACTGTCTACTACAATAACTTTTGCTCGGCTCCGGCAAGAGAGGGGCGATAATGGCGCTGCGCTTTTGGCTCGCTTTAGtatttgtagtcgtcgctagatggttaCGGATCTGGATATAATTTTTGTTATTTCTTGTGTTCGTTGTACTATCTTGTATGAAGATGAATAAATCGGAAATTTtcccgcaaaataaataaataaataatacaaCCCGGTTGGGTGCCTCGTGGAAACCATGGGGCGAGTGATTTTTCGCTTTGTACGCTCAAAGGTCATGCTTGTCTCAACGTGTTTGTTAGATGGGGTGCAAAGGCTACAATTTTCCCAAATGTGATATTTATGTTGCGTTTGGCATTGCGGTGAATAACGGCAACCCCGTCTGGCCCACTCGTTTTAGCCTGTAATTTGGCCTTCATTTCAACCCACTTTGGCATACATTTGCGGCTAATTTTCTACGACAAAATGTAAAATAAGCATGTCGACATTATCTTCCGGAGTAGAATGGGTTTTTCGTTGGATAGATGACAAACACCAGTAAAATATTAGGAACATTTTATACCGAGTCAATGTAAACATTCATTAGTCGTAAACCTGGGCCCTTGTAATTTGTCCATTCTGACCTTTGAACGTGGTTAGAAGCCAGTCTAGACTTAGCTCagttaggttggtcgtaatggtagtatcatacaTACCAACTAAacaattttgatgatgtgtcatagaattaaatgaagaaagagagagttaaGTATCATATATGATACCgcatcataataaatgctatactactatatggcatgcataaaaataaataaaatagtacATCATACTAACATATGGTACTATGCATTAGAGAGGTAGtattatacactagtatcatatgtattatactaatatatgatactcctCACTACAATCAGCCTTAAGGGATATGTATTAATTCAAATTCATGTGGTCCTAGTCCAATCGACCGGACGTATGGATTAGTATGTAGTAGACCAGTCATCGTAGCCTATTTTTCGCCAGCTCTTGTTTTTTGTATTTTTACTTAATAATTAGGCtacatgcatcactctgatgcagaggctaggggctttcctccttttcaaaaaaagaaaTACTTTCTCTATttgtaaatataagtctttgtagatatttcactATAGACAACATactgagcaaaatgagtgaatataaaCTTCAAAATGCATTTAtatatccgtatgtggttcatagtggaatctctaccaAGATTTATCTTTAGGAACGGAGGCAGTATACTATTAGTTCAAACATCAGTAGTTGTGTAGTACTACATTCACAATGCGGCGTTCCCATATTTCATCCTCTGCTCACCAGTACTATCAAGGATGCTGCCACTACTAAAACTAAGTGCTGGTTCTTCTCTTCTGGACGGGGCGAAAATGGCATGCATGGTCAACTCAACTCAGTTCGGCAAGAGAAAAAAATAATGTCTTTCAATCCGCTCGTCCACCTACCTCAGGAAATGTGTTTTGACTCGTCCAATCCGCTTGTCCTAGCTAGTAGCTTGCTAATCCTACATTCACAAAATGCATGCACGCACGCATCGCCCTCCAGTTCTCTATATAACACTCAGACATCTGCTCATCCAGCCTCACCACCCAATAATCTCACACTCAAGATCCTTGTCTGTACCTCTGCCCAAGAACACCCATACCGCACGTTCGAGATTCCTAGTACGTGTGACTAAGCAATTCAGCTCATTTTACATTATTGTCGACATGAAGATCACCGTGCACTCGTCCAAGGCCGTCAACCCCGACTACGGCGCCTGCGGCGTCGCTCCGGCCTGCACGAACGACGTCGTCCAGCTCACCGTGCTCGACAAGGCCAACTTCGACACGTACATCTCGGTGATATACGCGTTCCACGCACCGGCGCCGCCCAacgccgtcctcgaggccgggctGGCCAGGGCGCTGGTGGACTACCGCGAGTGGGCCGGGAGGCTCGGCGTGGACCCCAACGGCGAACGCGCGATCATGCTCAACGACGCCGGCGCGCGGTTCGTGGAGGCGACGGCCGACGTGGCGCTCGACAGCGTCATGCCGCTCAAGCCCACGCCGGAGGTGCTCAGCCTGCACCCCAGCGGCGACGACGGGCCCGAGGAGCTGATGCTGATCCAGGTCACGCGCTTCCCGTGCGGGTCGCTCGTCGTGGGGTTCACCACGCAGCACATCGTGTCCGACGGCCGCTCCACCGGCAACTTCTTCGTCGCCTGGAGCCAGGCCACCCGCGGCGCCGCCATCGACCCCGTCCCGGTGCACGACCGCGCTTCCTTCTTCCATCCCCGCGAACCGCTGCACGTCGAGTACGAGCACCGTGGCGTCGAGTTCAAACCCTACAAGAAGGTGTACGACGATGTTGTCTGTGGGGAcggcgacgacgaagacgacgaggTGGTGGTCAACAAGGTGCACTTCAGCCGGGAGTTCATCTCGAGGCTCAAGGCGCAGGCGTCGGCGGGCGCACCCCGGCCGTGCAGCACCCTGCAGTGCGTGGTGGCGCACCTGTGGCGCAGCATGACCAAGGCGCGCGGGCTCGATGGCGGGGAGACCACCAGCGTCGCCATCGCGGTGGACGGAAGAGCGCGGATGAGCCCGCAGGTGCCGGACGGATACACCGGCAACGTCATCCTCTGGGCGCGGCCCACCACCACGGCGGGGGAGCTCGTGGCCAGGCCGGTGAAGCACGCGGTGGAGCTCATCAGCCGGGCGGTGGCCCGGATCAACGATGGCTACTTCAAGTCGTTCATCGACTTCGCCAACTCCGGCGCTGTGGAGAAGGAGCGGCTGCTGGCGACGGCCGATGCGGTTGAGATGGTGCTGAGCCCCAACATCGAGGTCGACAGCTGGCTGCGGATCCCGTTCTACGACATGGACTTCGGAGGCGGCCGGCCGTTCTTCTTCATGCCCAGCTACCTGCCGGTGGAGGGCCTGCTCATCCTGCTGCCGTCCTTCTTGGGCGACGGCAGCGTGGACGCCTACGTGCCGCTCTTCAGCCGCGACATGAACACCTTCAAGAACTGCTGCTACACACTCGACTAGCTCCGCTTTGCACGTACCTGCCATGCATGTGCCAATGTGTGCCTGATGTTTGAGAACATCACGCACACATTGGCACATGCATAAGTTGCGTAGGTTTTTTTTTTCAGGTTCTTGATTAAATTATACATGATGTTTTGGAAGAGTAAACAAACAAAGTTCTAATATTCAGAAGATGGTGAACATGATCAAGGGAAATGATTTGTTCATTTGTCGTCTTGTCTCATATTCATATATACGGTGGCCAAGTTGCTtgaattttttttccagaaaacttCTGATATATTCATCTTCTCCACACTCCCCTCTCTTGCACCACATCCGCCGTGACTCCAGGCGGCAACGCTCTAAGAGAGAGCCTTTCGACGGAGATGAAGCACGAGGTGGCTGCCCTTACGGTCGCTTGGCAGAGCCGTCGTGACTCCGGCTCGCCCGAGGTCTCTGGCGACGAGGATGCCCCCATGATGGGGAGCCGCCGACACCGCACCAGAGCCCGCCCCGGGGCATGCCGGCTTCACTATGGAGCAGGCGCACTTCAACGCCGCCATGGCGGAGGAGCAGCCCGCGACGGCGCATATGTTTGTGTTCCTGCAGGCGAAGGAGGAACGACGGTACAACCTGTTCCTCCTCGAGCAGTACCAGCTGACGGAGGGCCAAATCGACGGCTAGCGCACGAGCGAGGAGTCCGTGGCGGCCATGACCGAGGTGAATCCCAACTTCGTCGCGGAGCAGCGTGCGATCTACGAGGCCGCCGGCGCTCAATCCACCGCTCGACAGGAACAGGTTGTCGCGGAGGCGTAGCTGCAGACGTCCGCGGATAAGAACAACGTCAGCTGCACGTCCTACGCGCCATCGACGAACTTTTGGAAGGCCTGGTGGGACGACGAGAGCGTTGGCGCCTTTATTTCCATGATGGACCTCACGTCCACTAGCGACGGACAAGGCACAAACTCCTTCGagaatgagtagggcatgggaggcggtaggACATTGTGTCCCATGTGGACCAGTCCGTCTCCCATGTTCTATCACACCTTCACTTGATCGGTCTTATCGCTGGTGCTTATGAAGACGGCGGATGAAGGACGCGGTCCCGAAAAGGGAACAACAAGGGCTTGGACGTCGGACACCGCCGTAGGTTAGGTTTAAGGTAGGTTATGTTTTTTTCTGTTCTAAATGTTCGAGATGTAATAAAAATCCATCATGTTTCCTTGAATGTTGTCCGGTTTATATTGAATCactcgtgtttgcacgaatttagTCCGGCTAGTTTAAATAGTtgttgaaatgtatgcgggcaCCGTTAGATAGCGGCCTCCAGTATCAGTGTCCGCAGACTGGTCCCTCTGTCCACAGACGAATGCCGGAGCATATTTGCTGATAAGCATTGAAAATGCCGTAATGACaaaaggttttgcattgatttgtTAAATTTTTATGGAGCTTTTATACGTAATCATCATGTACCAAAATGTCGATTCTATTTCATAATAGTCCCTCCAGTCCTCTTTTGTCCGCATATAAATTTCGTCCGATGTCAAAGTATCtttactttgaccaaatttatagaaagaAGTATGAACGTTCATAATGCTAAATCAACATTGTCACTAACTTATCAAAGGAAACGAAAATTTACTTGTTAAATAAATAAGACGTGAGGACGGTTAGATGGTCTTGATAAAAAACCGatgaaagaaaaaaacagagatgAAAGGGGAGAAGTCAAAAAGGGGAGAAGAGGAATGAAGAAATGTAAGTGGATGGACAAGTGAAATGGAAAGCTTCCATGGTGAATctaccattcttaagaagttgctccccactactCCATATTCTATTGACATGCACAATGTCCACATCAGCAATCAACATGCAGGGTCTCACCTAAGCAAATCTGCCACCTCaacaatttattttttattttttcaatgAAACGAATCGTCTGATTGTGTTAATTCCCGTCGCACGGATTGCTTCCCTTTCTCTGATGGTGTTAATTCCAGTTGCACTGATTGCTTCCTCGTGGGACGGTTCCTTCCATCTCCCTTTCATCAATAAATCTCAGCGTACACTTCCCAATTCTTCTGCTTCAATCTATCTGTGCCACAATTCCCATATTGCGTCGCCGCCGGcccaaccttctccagccatgagAGACCTGCGCGACGCCACCCTCCGTGAACCCCATGATCGGCATGAGCCTGGACTATGTTGGCCCAAGCCACACGTCATGGCGTCGACCCGACCTCCCGGCTAACCATGTGTGCCACCATCAGCCTCCTCCTTCAACCTTCATATCTATGTCCCCAGATCTGAACATCGTTCTTTTAAGTTAGCTTGGGTGGATCCGTGGAGGCCCTGATTTCCAGATGGAGTAGCTGGCGCCGGGAAGGGCGCCGTGATATGACGGCGGCCAGCGGCCAGCGGCGCCTCGCGTCTGCCCCCAAGCGTAGTTCGACGGCATGATGGATCCCAATCAAACTAGCGCCTCTGTAGCCAACTCGCCAAGGTAGGTGCAGGAAGATGGGGCTGCTCCCATCGTATATTTGTCCAGATCTTTACGCCTGTGTTGTTTCTCAAGTCGCCAAGGTAATAGCAGGAAGAAGTGGATACTTTGTTGTTTCCTCTATCCGATCTTAGGAGGGAAAAACAGTAACACTATGCGTGCACATCATATACCAATCCGCTTCACAATGATTGGAACCAATTCATGCCGCTAAGTAGCTGCTGTGGCCTTGCACATGCTTTTTTTGTTCAGAGAATTAGATCCGTACTCTACCTTCAGTTTCATGGACTAGTACACAGCTAAATTACTCTACATACATTTTTGTATCTGAATATGGATCAATTCCATGTATGAATTTGATTGACATGGATCTTTGATCTGGACTTCAGGTAGTTAATTTTCTTTCTCAGTTTCATTTGCAATTATAATTAGTTGCTACATCACATTCAGATGCATTGTTCACAGTTTTTGTTGATCCTTTTGTGCAAATTTATTTTATTGCTAGGTAGGAGCAGGGAGATGAGGCCGTTCCCGTCGTAAATTTGTCCACATCTTTACCCCTGTGTTGCTCCCCTGAAGGCATCTGCGCTTTTTCAGTGGAAGAGATACATACGTACTGTAAATGCAATTCAGGTCTTTCCTGCCGTATAATTCTTCAGATCTTTGTTGTATGGGCCTGATGTGCACAGCACATGCACCTTACCCTTTCATTTTTTTACAGTGATTGGTATGTGACTCTTGGTCATGTACAAATTCTAAGATGTATGTATGTGTTGTTATTCGATTTCTTTATATTTTGTGCTTCTGTTCCTATTACAAGTAAGGCATTTGTATTAGTGGTTTTGTGCTCGCCATTCTTTCGGTAGGTTCAGACTGGGCTTCGCATGTTTTCAGTAACGGAACAGCTGAGCGCACGACAGCTATACGATGGCAAATGGAACTGTCTACTGCATTTTAATAATATGAATGTACGAACTAATATACTCGTCATGCAAAATTCGTCCTCACAACGCCGTGTAAATATCATCGCTTGCTCTTTTGGTAATTTTCATTAGCTGTATGTCCTATTTTCTCATGTTAGTTATGCATTTCAATTTTGCGCAAAAAGCAATGCATTTTAATTATAAAAATATGACATACTACTCTACGATATACTAATTTTCTGATTTTTCATATAGTACCAATAAAGGCTCAAACAAGTATATATTTTTAATTACTTACTTTGTCACTCTCTATACCAACAAAGGTTTGAAATAACATAGTTTTTTTTTTTCATTCTTTACTTATTTCAGTCCATAATCTTTCTCATGTGGAGTATTATAACTTCCcgtagcaacgcgcggggtatcgtCTAGTTCATTAATCAACAAGTGTTCTACCCGCAGAGTAACCACTAGTTAGCCAGCTAGTAtgttatcccgttcatcaaatgacaacacatgtctatggttagaaaacttaaccatctttgattaaccagctagtctagtagaggcttactaggaacacaGTGTTTTGTTTATGTGTGcacacatgtatcaaatttccggttaatacaattctaacatgaataataaacatttatcatgatataaaaaatataaacaataattttattattgcctctagggcatatttctttcagctAGGATTTATTTCCTACGACAGTTGATTGCTTGAATCTCGGAGTCAGGTTGGCGTTGCTACTGATGCATCTGGCGCTTGCCTTCTTTCCCTCCCACGCGAGCTATGGAAGGCAACGCTGGCCCTTGTTTTATTCAACACTAGCGACCATGATTAACGCCTAGCATTGTGGGCGGAACGCTTAGTAGTTTTTCCTGATTTTTATTTTCGTTCCCGCAAGTGCCTAAGAAAGCTCCCTTCAATGGAGTATCAagttttttttaacatcagtacagacacaagcgctcatacatacacgcatacactcacctctatgaacgcacacatgcacaccctaccctatgagcacctccgaaagactgagccggcatatcattttgaaatttacgaagtcgccgtaggtacctcgtcgtcgacgggaacgtcttctcCCACTAAATGCGCATAGCAAGTTAGAAGTAGTATATGAATGAATAACTTTCTTACAAATTTTATACTCCTTCCGATCCATAATATTTGTGGCAGCTTTAACACAAATTTAGTTCAAATATATACTAAAACCGTGATAATTAATTTGGATGGCTGGGAGTAGTTACTTTTCGTGTTGGATTGCATCGATGATGATTAGTGTTGGAGAACGCAGTAATTTTTGAAAAAATaatcatacgatcacgcaagatctatctaggtgatacatagcaatgagaggagagagtgtgtccacgtaccctcatagaccgaaagcggaagtgtttcaataacacggttgatgtagtcaaacttttcccgatccaaccgatcaagtaccgaacgtacggcacctccacgttcagtacacgttcagctcgatgacgtccctcatgctcttgatcgagttgaggacgagggtgagttccatcaacacggtggcgtggcgatggtgatgatgatgctaccggcgcagggcttcacctaagctctatgatggtatgatcgaggtgtgtaactgtggaggggggcaccgcacacggttgagagagaaacttgtgtctttggggtgccccctgcccacgtatataaaggagggagggagagaggccggccctcctaggggcgcaccaagtgtagggagttaggactcccaagtcctagtaggattccctttcctttccggagtaggaaagaaggaaaggtgggagagggagaaggaaaggaggggccgcgcccccaccccttgtccaattcggtttgggcagggggaggcctGCGCCACCTCGTGTCCCTTCTTCCCTcactccactaaagcccaataaggcccattaacttcccccggcaaattcccataactctccggtactccgaaaaatacccgaatcactcggagcctttccgatgtccgaatatagtcttccaatatatcgatctttatatctcgaccattttgagacttctcgtcacgtccgtgatctcatccgggtactccgaacaaacttcggtcatcaaatcacataactcataatacaaatcgtcatcgaacgttaagcgtgcggaccctacgggttcgagaactatgtagacatgaccgagacacatctctggtcaataaccaatagcggaacctggattctcgtattggctcttacatattctatgaagatctttatcggtcaaaccacataacaacatacgttgttccctttgtcatcggtatgttacttgcccgagattcgatcatcggtatcaccatacctaattcaatctcgttgctggaaagtatctttactcgttccgtaatacttcatcccgcaactaactcattattcacaatgc is a window encoding:
- the LOC123042293 gene encoding agmatine coumaroyltransferase-1 codes for the protein MKITVHSSKAVNPDYGACGVAPACTNDVVQLTVLDKANFDTYISVIYAFHAPAPPNAVLEAGLARALVDYREWAGRLGVDPNGERAIMLNDAGARFVEATADVALDSVMPLKPTPEVLSLHPSGDDGPEELMLIQVTRFPCGSLVVGFTTQHIVSDGRSTGNFFVAWSQATRGAAIDPVPVHDRASFFHPREPLHVEYEHRGVEFKPYKKVYDDVVCGDGDDEDDEVVVNKVHFSREFISRLKAQASAGAPRPCSTLQCVVAHLWRSMTKARGLDGGETTSVAIAVDGRARMSPQVPDGYTGNVILWARPTTTAGELVARPVKHAVELISRAVARINDGYFKSFIDFANSGAVEKERLLATADAVEMVLSPNIEVDSWLRIPFYDMDFGGGRPFFFMPSYLPVEGLLILLPSFLGDGSVDAYVPLFSRDMNTFKNCCYTLD